TACTAAAAGTCTTAAATTTGCAGTTGGATGATGTATCAGGTCTCCCAGCATGTAACTTAGGGAGCTTAGCTCTAGCCACAAAGTCTATTGAAAGTTTTATAGCTAGTTGCTGGCCTTGTTTTATTATTCCTCAGAATGCTAGCTATACGTTTGTGATGATTTGCCCTACTGTTTTACAGCTAGAAATGTTGATGAGCTTACTTGTAGTATTGAAAAAAACTCTTTTCAAACAAACTTGAGTATTCTTTACTTTTGACGACTGCTAAATgagttttactttatttttttttttgacaactgAATGGGCTCAGCTTTTTACGTGTCAATTAGAAGATATCACCTTGATTCGGTTTCTCTTCTGTTagtcttttttctttaataaaaaagaTCTCTTTGTCTTGATTCCGTCATTCATTGTTTAGTTGTATCCGGAAATTTGCAAAAAGTAGTTCTTATTCTGCTAAACATATGAATCATCGTTTATGGTGTCCATTCTTCAATACTcattaattgatgtttaatttTCTGGAATTCTTTGAATTGCTGTTATCATTAATGTATCTTCCCAGAGGCTAATTGTCTATCTTTACTTCAACTTGTTTCCAGGTTCTTCGGATGCCTGTTAATTCTCTCCTTATGGACAAGGTTCAAAGTGATGCTCTTCTTGTTCATATAAACCTTTAACTACCCTCTCATTTGGTGCAACTGGACTTTTGTAGAGTTCATGAGTTGACATGTCGCTTTGATTATTTCACAGGCTAGTGGGAGTTACAAGGGTGTTTGCTTGGCTTCTGAACAAGAATTGTTCAGCCATAAGCTGATATTAGCTCCATCTTTTGTGGTTCAATTACCACTCCCTCATTCCTCCCCTGATGCTCATGATTTTGGTTCGCGAAATGTAACTGAGAAGCTGGCGAGGAGTATATGCATCTCAAAGCACTCTTTGAAACTGGATGTAGCCAATTGTCTGGCATTTTTTCCTCCTAGATGTAAGATAGAGTCCTAAcccactttttgtttttaagtaataaatatttgaatttcttACCTTATTAATTCCCCTCTCCCCCCAACCCCCCAGCTCTCTTCCCTGAGCAGGTCACAGCAATCCATGTGCTTCAGTTGAGTAGCAATGTAGCTGTTTGCCCCTCTGGAATGTGAGTTCACCCGCTTAATGTCTATTTTACTCACCACTTTTCTAAAGCTGTATGGTCTTCTAACTCACCCCTATAAACATATCACAATTCagaattcattttcttttttaggatGTGCTCTTTAGTCCGCCTTTCACTTTTTAGAATGTTATGCTCACGTTAATTACCTTTGCCTTCCACTTTTAGAATGTTACTGCTCAAGTTAATTACCTTTattcaaaagttaaaatattacaTTGAAAAACACCAAGTTTGTTATGCTTAAGTTAATAAGTTCTGTATATGACTCAATCTTCATCCTCAGACATCTATCAAGTTTGTTCAGCTACCTATATAACAAATATTCCCTGTTATGCTTTTGAAACCGTGTTGGCAACTCTAAGAATGTGGTTTCAGTAGTTTGATTGTGAATATATCTAAATATAGTAGTAATTGATACTATTAAGTTGAATGGAATGGAGTTACGCGTTTTTGGTTAATTCCTTGAGTGTCTTCTTACCCTATCTCAATCGGTCTGTTGTTTTTTCTCTCAGGTTTTTGACTTATCTTTCAGCTATATGTGAGGATGATGTTCAGGGTAAGAAGCTATTACATGCATCCATCAATGTGCTGTTTCATGTTCCTGTTTCTGGAAGTTCTgggaataataataattttgcgGAGGACCAAAGTGAAACAGGGGATGCAAAGCCTGCTTTACTTTGGAGTGTCTTGTATACTCAGGAACTTGCGAAGGTATCTGCTATAACCTTTTAATACCCtgttttgtttttggtttgctcTACGCTGTTGCTCTTCCATTTTGATTCTCTAAGGATATTCCCCAGTTCTTGTTTCATTTTGCTAAGGTTTTCAtcttgctttttttttctttgcaaaaGCGGTGAAACAACTGTCATAAGCATTTCATTTTGGGCTGTTGCAGTCCGTCAATTTTGTTTCTTCAGGGTTTTGAAGTATCTTTGTTCAGAATCTTCTGCACATTTTGATATAGGCTGTCAACTTATCATATAAACTGTCTAACATGTATGTTAGTACTTAGCATAGTTCATTGGTCAGTTGACACAGAAATTAATCATTCTTGAAGCTTATCAATCCCGTCTTTTGTGTAAAGCTGGAAGTCAGAGTGGAGTAGTTTGATTACTTTATCAGCCAATTTGCTCATAATTTTATCCCAGAAAAAGGCTTTGGTATTTATATCCAGGGATTAGATCTCATGGTAAGTGTGAGAATTACCCTTCTGATCCTCACTTATAAATTGGCTTAGGGGTAGCGTTGGCTtcatttctattcctccttccTTGCTCTCCATCTTCCTCCAACACAGAGCCTTTCTAGTCACATCTTGCTACCTCCGGTGACTCCTCTTTCCTGCAGATTGCTTTACCCTGCAGCCGGGCTGATCCCCCCACCcctaaaaaacaaacaaacccTGAGAGAGAAAAGAGCCATGTTAAAAGCTGACATATACCTTTTCCTGCCTCCAATCTCCTCTTGTTTCCTCCATTCAGCTGATCCCCGTTTCTTTCCTTCTGTTTGTcttgtatttatttttccttgcattttctatttttttttcgcTTCATTATTCTTCTCCTGTTCCTCAAATATCATGTTGCTTTTCTTTCTATGTCCtgaaatatataattttcactAACTATGCACAATCTTGTTTTCTACTTTTAGACCAATTTGTGATTCTtcttttgtatattatatacttCATGGTTGAAAATTATGGATAATTAGTGTTAGATTGATGGACTGAGATGAATTTgtgatggaaaataaaaaattgtagaaTTGTTAATAAATTTAGTTTCTTATAGATCATAAAATGCCCTTGTTCTGCATGAGGACTACTCTTAGACTGGTAATTTAATCCAAGAGTGTATAACGCAAGATTGAGTTACCGTTAAGGTACAGCATGATTAAGCCAACTGTACCAAGCGGCAAACACAGCATATCAGGTTGTGATGACCTGACAATccccaaataattaattatttatccagGAACTAATAATCTCAGTTAGTGTGACATGCCACCAAATGGTCCCTGAGTTTGTGATAGTTGTCCtgatttttccaatttttgtcCATCAGTTTCAGGATGTACTAGATAACATCATCCGTACCCCCATGCCAGATGGGAGTCCATATTACCATGATCTTCTGGGTGCTACTGAAAAGGTAAACATGCATTTCTTAAATGGACCTCTTTTATGTTGGTCCCTATCTTCTTTTCCCCCTGTTCCCgccctctttcttcttcttcttcttccgtCTTTGCCATGGCCCGTTTACATGCATTTCACAAGGGCTTATAGTGATGTAGGAGAAGGGTAGATACTCGGACAGTATCCTGATTTGATGTTCTTGTATTTTGTGCAGATATTTCAAGAACTGTATTCTGGTGAAGAATTCTTTCCCAAATCAACCTCACCCGAGGAGGGTGCTGCCCAAGAGCTCGAGGACTAGACACCAATGATGCTGCTggatattttttcattttagctGATGGATGGTGGCAGAATATTACAGCTTGCATTGACAATGACAACAGCATACCCGGTGAGGGTAGGATGTGCCTCATTGACAATGGCGACGATAATATAGTTGTCGGTCCCTACATACCAATATTAGTGATTTATTCGAAATACTTTGTTGTTGTAAAGGTAATATCGATAGTGTTCGAGTTTCTTTGGCTTACAATTAACAGGATTGAATGTAGAGGTTTGGCATGAGACTTGGACTGCTAAAGGTGTTATCTACTTTtgcaattattaattttttgatttgaAATTGAGACTTCCCAATACttcaccttttttttatttttttttaaaaagaaggtCTCTAATGTATCTCGCGTGCTTCCCCTCCGTATCCAAAGTATGTCACTTGGTTAATTTCAACAGAGATTATCAAGGAAAATTAGATGTAGATTAAATTAtgactttaaaaataatattcaaagaTTTAAAAGTTTAATCATTTATGGGAATTATTACAATTGAAGctgcatgttataaacttgaaGAGGCAGTTATGCTCCgtgttaaaaaaagaagaaacttGAGTGATATAGGTGAAAAATTTACATCATAATTCATACGTATACTTCCAAGTTCTATCCCGACTGAATAAGAGAGTGGACAAAACAAGAGTTAAAAGCCCCGTGGATAAAACAAGAGTTAAAAGTGGGATGAATCCGTAACTTCCATTTTGACAGAAAAAACTTAAAAGGAATATTACACAAACATGCATTTCCATACACCATTAAAGTTCCCTACAAACTGAGCAGATACATCAAATTTGTACAATTTAATGATGGAGTATGTTTAACCTCCTCAAAGTTATTCATTTCATCAAATAAATACTCCCTCTCTTCCAATTCTTCTTTTCCTCTGTTCGGTATACCTACACCGACCTATGCATCACTGTAAACATTCCCCCCAAAAAGAGCACTTGAGCAATTAAAAATTCAGTGCATTTTCATGTTCTTGGGACAATATTTTCCATTATACTAGGTCGAGTCGAAAtcatgtaatttaatttatgatttttccCCCATATTTGAATGATTTGTTTGGTGTTGTGGAATTGGCCTAATTAGTGGTTTAATGTGGTGTTAGTTACCATGAAGGGACAAAATGGAGATACGGGAACTATTTGTGGAGCAATAAAAGAAGGTGGTGGCGAGAAGTGAAGGTCCAGCATGTCACGCTGGCCGCGAGCTTCCCAGCGTGACAGTGGaccttctctcttttttattgcTCGAAATAGCTCTCAAGTTCCTACTTTTGCCTCCAAATTGTCCCTTAGCTCTATTTTGAATACCTAACACAAAGCTATGCATATAGGATAGAGAATTACTAACACAAAgtcaaaagaagagaaaattatcTTGATAGATTATTAGTGGAAGactactaaaaaaaaagtaaaagaagcGGAAGACTGCTCTATAATTTAGAACTGAGCTAAAAACAACAGTGCAACAAAAACTTGCTGATTCTGTTTACCAGGATGTGGACTGAAGCAATATCCGCCTTAATTTCATACTGGATGGACTTATTTTCTTGGCTACACATCTGTCTCAGTATCTTATGCTGCAAGGTGAATTGGGGAGAACACAACTTAATAGTGctttatatagaaaataaatcaatattctTTTGCATGTTTGTCGTTGAATGTTCACTATGGTTTTTGTGTTCCTTTTCGTTTCTTTTACCAGGGTAAGAAGCTGCTTGGTATATGTTAatcttttatcttttaaagGGAATAGTTAATGTCTGATGTGGCAATGACTAGGAAATCGGTCAATGTTACTAGATGGACCAAACAATAACGCTCTTGTAACATTCAATATCTCTTATTCAGTGCTAGAAGAAACTTTGACTGCTGAGCTGTGTATGAGGTAAGACATTCTCAAATACGGTTCTAAGGAAAGGAATGAACTACCTATTCTGGCCGGGGAGAACAGGCCATTCAACAGGCAGATTCTGAAATTGCAGAGGCTTGGTTCGATCAAGCCGCTGAGTATTGGAAGCAGGCTATAGCGCTTACTCCCGGTAATTATATTGAAGTGCATAATTGGTTGAAGATCACTAGACGtttcaaataaaagaagacCCTGTTTGTTTATTATCCTTTATTTAGAATCTTATATTATTCTGATATTGGTTCACAAGTTGGATGACTTAAGGATGTTTCTTATATTGGTTTTGTTGCCTGAATGAATGTTTTTGAAGAAAGATATGCAACGAAAACAGGAGAAAAACGAGTTAGCAGCTTTCACAGTGGAAGAGAGAGAGAGCATAGAAAAGAAGCTCTTCAATCTTCATGAACATAGAGAAGGAAACTAATACGAAACAGAACTTATTTTAGTTTGTATAACGCGTGTGAACTGTACTAGGGTTGTGTTCTGGATGAAGATTGAAAGGTGCTTTTCTGGGTTTTCCAAGAAACAAACAACATGCCCATTGTAATCCTAGTAGTGGGGTCCGGAGAGGGTAGGATCGACACAAACTTCACCCCCCTCACTTTTCGTTTCTTGAGAACAATACATACATTTTGATACAGATGAACACCGGAAATTTCCCAGCAGTCAAGCCGCAGCATATCCTACAAGCCACCATGGATTCAGAACCGGATATGGAAGGTGATAGGCAAAATGATGGGGGTAAATATGAGCTGAAGAAATTGCTTTTTAGACATGCGTTTATCAACGAATATGGAGTGAGAATTCATTTCATGGGGAACCTGAAGCTTCTTGACGAGCCGGTTAGAGTTGCAGCTGAGAAGGCGATGCAAGTCACTGCCAAAAACACCAAGAGCAGTCTCCTTATCTGTGTGGCCTACACTTCTACTGATGAGATCGTGCACGCCATTCAAGCATCCTGCCAAGAGAAATGGAACGAAATCCAAGAACTAAATGCGAACCAATCTCAAAATGCAGAAATAACTGACAAAAAAATGCAGCTAGATCATGTCATAAAGCTGGAAGATATAGAGAGGTTTACATACACGGGATTGGCACCTGATCCTGATGTTCTGATCCGAACTTCAGGTGTGTCTCACATTAGCAATTTCCTTAATTGGCAGACTACAAACTGCATGCCCCAAAGGTATAGTTTCCTGATTTTGGTTTACGACACTTGGTATGGGAAGTGTTGGAACTTCCAGCGACTGTATACTAATTTGGAGAAGGAAAAGAAGTTGTAAACTCATTGCTATTATGAGTCGTTTACATGAATTTTACCGTGTTTTTCCTCAGATCAGTAGTTGCAATTATTCAACATTGCTAATGTCCACAATGCTTCAAAGGAAATATCATTGACTCTCTGATATTAAGGATGATCAgtcattctttcaaaattatAGAGTAAGCTCTGGTTGTTcctttaattacattttttttttaaaaaaaatggctAAGCCTCATAGGCAAATGTTAGTAAATAGCCCTTGGTTATACCTGTTGGCTCTGTAATTAGAATCTCAGGTTCAGCCTTGACgttgtttcatttctttctttaagTCATATAGACAATACTCAACACCAAGAAATTTCTTTTGGATTAAAATGAACAATTATTTGGTCCTTCTGTGCCAAAATTGTCAAGATAATGACTAATAATCCAATCATCACGTTGGTGGAAAAACTCTTCTATTGACTTCATTTTCTTCATGATAATAACGTTTTACCTAGAAGTTACCACTCACGAAAATACTTTCGAGATTCTGTCCATCTCAGTCATCTTGCTTGGAGACTTTGAAACTTCCAAGTAAAGCCATGGCAGGACTCATTAATTCCATGCCCAAAGGCTGTGGTAAGACTTGAAGTCAATGGTGGGTCCTTGTTCATGAAGTAGGTGAAAATGGAAGATCAATATTCAATTTCTAGTAAAAGTTAAGTGATCTCTTCCTATTTGTTTAACCCTCGGTGGACAAAGTTACTTGATAACTGTGTTAATAAAACGTAGCAGGCACCGAATGAAATAGTTGAAATGCATACAAACTGGCACAGACACTgctattataaaaaaaaggaaaaggtggTAACCTCTGTATTATAATTGAACCGTATTGCTTTGTTAGACTACAATGGCTCTCTCTATATGCtactcttcttttctttcttatcttcttcttttcgtCCTCTTGTTTCGTGAGGCTAGCTCAGTTtctcaccaccaccaccatgaACTCAAATCTATCCATTTTACTCTCTTTCAACACGAAACCATAAATAAAACAGCATATCTTATAGTGAATGGTGTTGCAGGACCGTCCATAAGCCAAACCACGACCCCTTTTGGCACCTTATATGTGTTCCAAGATCCCTTAACTCTAAAAGCCAACTCAAACTCAAAGATAGTTGGGACAGCTGAAGGAACATCGATAACATCCTCGTTGAATGGACTGCAGAGCATATCTATTGCTAAGATCACTTTGATGATGAATCATTACAAAGGCTCAATATCAGTTGTGGGAGGCACACACAATACAAAGCCATCTAACCATCCTGTTGTCGGAGGAACTGGTGATTTTCTGTTTGTTCAAGGTTACGTGACATCTTCTCCAGTGGATCTGTCTGGGATCACTGTTACTTATAAGATCCAGTTTCACCTCTATTGGCCTCCCTATGCCATTCCAAGTCATCCCAAGTAATGTATTTAAGGCTACAAAGCTATCTTTTTACAACTATCATATTTCTGCTGTTTATCTCAGTAGTCTAAATAAATTCTGAAGCATTATTAGGAACAGATGAAGCAGGCCAAGTAAGTGTTTACCCTAAAAATACTTCATCTGGATGCCACAATGTTCTGATTTAAATTCTAGTGGATCTAATTTGACTAAATTATTTACCTCGTTTAGTAGAAACAACATTTCCTTGAATACACATCATGTTTGCACACACGAGTATGATCtaatggtcaatgaagtgggcaAAAATCATGAGAGACCAGAATTCAGATCCCAACAAAGACAAAAACATCAGGTGATTTCTTCTTATCTATGTGCTTTGGTGGGTAAAGTTGCAAGATGCCTATTTGGTGGGAGGTAGCAGATACCTAATAGAATAGACCACGTGCGGTCAAACTGGCGCACatgacataaaaaaagaaaaaaatatatgttgtgTAGGATGACTACATGACATAACATTTCTAGAACTAGCTGAAACCACCACCCTTTGCCCTCCTTTGGGACTTTGACATAATGCATCAAGGAGAAAGGATCATAAGACAAACAAAGAGATCATACAACTTAGAGAGTAACAGAAACAGTTACCAAATCATGGCAAAGCCGAGATTCAATTTCTAGAAATATCAACTCATAACCATTTCAATATACAAATAATCATGTAACTAGGACCTTTTAAATGAATgagcaaaaagaaaattatcaaagACATGAAAAGAACACATAATAACCAAAATTTTTACAAAGCATATGAAAAATCTGGCAATTTTAGCAAACATAGCTCCTACCAAGCATTCTGAACTCAAAATCAACGCCTTGATTGGTGCAGGCTAGGCCTGTTACAGAACATTCGACCATTGGCTTTCACAAATGCAGCTATGCCCAAACTTATGCTTGCCCAAACCACTGCATATATCAGACTCCGGAGATCATGTCGAACTATAGATAGGGAAGTACAAAGCAGGAAACATGGGTAAGATACTTGTTAGGCATTAACAGGATTTGGATTCTTTAAACACCTTCAAAGATAATTGTTGAAGAGCACAATAAGAAACACATTCAAATTATGCCAACTCACCTTTCCTTAGCGACAACATAGCAAAGAACAACCCAGTCAATATTAGTGCCAATGCCAGAGGAAACGACTGTAATCACATAAGATACTTGTTAGGCAAGTGTAGGCCTTGATTACAACGGATGGTAATGAAAGTTAAATCAAATGTACCACATTTAAGACTATACTCATGAAAAAGGGAATGAGAtacaaagaagtaaaaaaacaTTGTATAAGCCCTGATTAAGGGTTGTCACACTAAATAGCTGGAAGAGTAGATACCATGATGTAAAAAAAGTTAAACCAGCCCAGAAACAGAAAATTTCATCATTTAGCTAATTGGATAAAAAATCGAATGAGAATTATGCTGATAAGGAACACATTTAATTTTTGGCTTCAATAAAGACCTAGCATATGCTTTGGGCCAAGTCTATGTGttggaaaaataataaacttgTCAATCCTCTAACGTTATAGAAAAGAATAAGACTGATGTCAGTCACTAGTCAATAGATTGAACACTTTGGTCTTGAGTCAAAACAATTTTGCAGATGCAATTAAGAGTGTTGGTGAAGTCAATAATTTAGTATGTCAATATGGTCTAATCACAGGAATCTGATAAATAGGAGCATGTTAAGCATGATCACAGCAGAATAAGTAATGAGACTCACAGCTTTAGTCTCAATGCTTCCTTTTTGGGTTGATGGTTTCATATCTCGAGAGACAGCCGGAATATAGTGTCCTTGCAATAAATCAACTGCATCCTTCATGATATAAAAAATAGCATAAACGAATTCAGTGTCCAAATTGGAAATATAGAAGCTCAAAGTTGTTGCAGCCAATTCCAACCTAGATACTGCGACACATAACAGGTTAAACATTCTTAATGGAAGTATCTCCTAGAAGTCAACAAGAAACTAATCCAATAAAATGGCAGCACACTGCAAATGATGATACTAGGTTCAGTTAGTACTTTGCAGATGGCTTGCATACATGAAGCTTAGTACTATTTAAAGAATGCATTCCAAAATTTCAACTGGCGGATAAGTATGAAACCAAGTTGCAAGTGACAGCACATAATGAACGCTACCAACTTGATATGACGTACAGACTTGAGTAACAACTAATTGGTGGAAAGAAGCATCTTTACCTGTTTAGTACCATCAACAAAGTTGTTCAAGTAGTATCGTGTTAGGGCATTACATCCGTCAGCGAGAACCCCCTGGGCTGTTCTGTGACCACATCTGAATATCAAACAACAATGTTGATTTTATCATGACATTGGTCGACGAAAGAAAAAGCTTGAAGTCgtaagatcaatttttttactATAACTTATAAAGTTGTATGCTATATCCATCATGATCTTGAGATAAACTATCGATGGAATTATGCAGTTGGCATTTAAAGATCCAATCCCAGATTCTTACTCTTGATATGAATGTAATTGGCCAAGAACTAGTACCAATGTCAATGATGGTTATATAATGTTCGTTGATTTTGGAACTTTGTCAGGGTTTGAATCCTACTATCTATGCATTTATATTAATGCACTCTCCAAAAATATGTTTTGTACTAATGCTGCCGTCATATGATACCATCTTCTTTAAGCAGAACAAGTAAGTTGTTACCTGACAAAATCTCCCTTTAAAGCTGGAGTACCAGAATACTGGATGCTTATATCATCCCCATGGTTGGCCCACACTGCAAATAATTTttaaggtaaaaaaataaacaggTCAAGATAAAGAAGCTTAATATCTATCCAACATAGAAGCTTTAACACAGATATCAAAAACTTCTCACAGAGTTTGAAGCTTTCGTCAAGGTTGGGGTGTGAGCTAATAGTTTCTTCAGCATCGAAAGCACCAAGCCTTCTCAGTTGGAATTCGAGCATTTTCCGACCTAGCATGTTCTGCAAACAAACATCATCAATTAGGGCATCCGTAAATTGTGATGAGAAGTTGAAAAAAAGTGGATCCAAATCTATTAGTTGGTACATGCTTCTCTAGTGGTTTAAGTCCCAAGGCACAACCATATCAACCATTCCTGTCCTGATCCCAGTCCCACGACCAACAAATGAATAATTATAGAAAACAGTGTCAAATATTAAGCCAGAGTGAATCTTCCAACTTTCTAGATTTAGGAAGTAACATTCACTCCCAGTCGGGACATTCAATAGAAGCCTGCCTAGAACCAGAAAGGCAGTACAAATAATGAACTTGCAAATCATCTCTAGTTAACATGTCTATGTACAGAAAAAATGTCAACTGAATATTTTGAAGCTAGTGAAGGAGATTCAAATAGGCACCCAAAGGTAAGTAGAGAAAGCTAAGTGACTATTATGTTGTACCCTTCCACAATCGACAATTCTTAAAGAGTTAAATGGAAAATCTGCACAAGCAGTTGTGAGGTCAGTATTTTCCTCTCTGAACTAAGAAATGAAACTCATCTTTTATATGCATCCACA
The Solanum stenotomum isolate F172 chromosome 12, ASM1918654v1, whole genome shotgun sequence DNA segment above includes these coding regions:
- the LOC125848748 gene encoding dehydrodolichyl diphosphate synthase CPT3-like gives rise to the protein MNTGNFPAVKPQHILQATMDSEPDMEGDRQNDGGKYELKKLLFRHAFINEYGVRIHFMGNLKLLDEPVRVAAEKAMQVTAKNTKSSLLICVAYTSTDEIVHAIQASCQEKWNEIQELNANQSQNAEITDKKMQLDHVIKLEDIERFTYTGLAPDPDVLIRTSGVSHISNFLNWQTTNCMPQRYSFLILVYDTWYGKCWNFQRLYTNLEKEKKL
- the LOC125846804 gene encoding dirigent protein 19-like, yielding MALSICYSSFLSYLLLFVLLFREASSVSHHHHHELKSIHFTLFQHETINKTAYLIVNGVAGPSISQTTTPFGTLYVFQDPLTLKANSNSKIVGTAEGTSITSSLNGLQSISIAKITLMMNHYKGSISVVGGTHNTKPSNHPVVGGTGDFLFVQGYVTSSPVDLSGITVTYKIQFHLYWPPYAIPSHPK